CTACTTCGGCGATCCCGCCGCCGCCACCACCGACGAGGGGCACAGCACCATCGCCGTGCTCGGAGAAATCTTGGAGGAAGCCATCATGGAGCAGTCCCTGGAGCCATCGCCATGAGCTTGGCCGGCAAGGTCGCCGTGGTCACCGGAGCGGGCCGCGGCATCGGCACCGAAGTCGCCAAGGCGCTCGCCGCCGCCGGCGCCGCCGTCGTGGTCAGCGCCCGCACCGTCACCGAGATCGAAGCGGTCGCAGAGGCCATTCGCCAGGCCGGCGGCAAGGCCATCGCCGTACCCTGCGACGTCGCCGATCCAGCCCAGATCGAGGCCCTCGCGGAAGCCGCCCGCGACCAGCTCGGACCGGTCGACATCCTGGTCAACAACGCCGGCTATGCGGTATCGACGCCGCTCAAGGCGATTCGCCTCGCAGACTGGAGCCATCTCTTCGCGGTCAACGTCACCGGGACTTTCCTCTGCACTCAAGCCTTCCTGCCGGAGATGCTCGCCCGCGGCTGGGGCCGGGTGATCAACATGGCCTCGGTGGCCGGCAAGGTCGGTGCCGCTTACATCAGCGCCTACGCCGCCACCAAGCACGCGGTGGTTGGCTTCACCCGCTCCCTCGCCGCCGAGGTGGCGACCCAGGGAGTGACCGTCAACGCCGTCTGCCCGGGTTATGTCGACACGCCGCTGGTGGACGGCGCCATCGCCCACATCGTCGCCAAGACCGGCATCACCGCCGAAGAAGCGCGCCGCCACATGGAGAGCACCAGCCCACAGCAGCGCATGATGGAGCCCGAGGAGGTCGCCTTCCTCACCGTCACCCTGTGTGATCCACGGGCCAAGGGCATCAACGGTCAGACCCTGGTCATCGACGGCGGCGGGGTGCAGGCATGAGCCTCCTCGAAGCCCTCAATCCCGAGCGCCTGGGCGCGCCGCGGGGCTACTCCAACGGCATCCTGGCGCCGGCCGGCGGCCGGCTGCTGTTCGTCGCCGGACAGATCGCCTGGGACGACCATCAGAGGCTGGTCTCGACGGAGTTCACGCAGCAGTTCGATCAGGCCCTCGGCAACGTCTTGGCGGTGGTCGAGGAAGCCGGCGGCCAAGCCGAGCACATCGCCCGCCTGACCCTTTACGTCACCGACAAGGCGGACTACCTGGCGGCCCTGGGAGCGATCGGCGAATCCTATCGACGCCATATGGGTCGCCACTACCCCGCCATGAGCCTGGTGCAGGTCGCCGAC
This Acidobacteriota bacterium DNA region includes the following protein-coding sequences:
- a CDS encoding 3-hydroxybutyrate dehydrogenase is translated as MSLAGKVAVVTGAGRGIGTEVAKALAAAGAAVVVSARTVTEIEAVAEAIRQAGGKAIAVPCDVADPAQIEALAEAARDQLGPVDILVNNAGYAVSTPLKAIRLADWSHLFAVNVTGTFLCTQAFLPEMLARGWGRVINMASVAGKVGAAYISAYAATKHAVVGFTRSLAAEVATQGVTVNAVCPGYVDTPLVDGAIAHIVAKTGITAEEARRHMESTSPQQRMMEPEEVAFLTVTLCDPRAKGINGQTLVIDGGGVQA
- a CDS encoding RidA family protein, which produces MSLLEALNPERLGAPRGYSNGILAPAGGRLLFVAGQIAWDDHQRLVSTEFTQQFDQALGNVLAVVEEAGGQAEHIARLTLYVTDKADYLAALGAIGESYRRHMGRHYPAMSLVQVADLLEEGAQVEIEATAVLPA